Proteins co-encoded in one Bos taurus isolate L1 Dominette 01449 registration number 42190680 breed Hereford chromosome X, ARS-UCD2.0, whole genome shotgun sequence genomic window:
- the LOC617499 gene encoding RNA polymerase II subunit A C-terminal domain phosphatase SSU72, with translation MLPVPQLLLPGIEATTLLLWKRQESRSEISELGVSVSAAAVMPFLPLRLAVVCSSNQNRSMEAHNILSKRGFSILSFGTGTNMKLPGPARDRPNVYDFRAMYDDVYKDLLRKDKERYMQNGVLRMLERNSQIKPRPERFQECKDLFDLILTCEERVYDQVVEDMNSGEQETCQPVHVINVNILDTNKEATLGAFLICDLCQCVQLMGDMEDRIGELLQAFEEKSGRSFLHTVCFY, from the exons ATGTTGCCGGTGCCGCAGCTTCTGCTTCCAGGCATTGAGGCCACCACCTTGCTTTTGTGGAAGCGGCAGGAGTCCAGAAGCGAAATTTCTGAGCTGGGAGTCTCGGTGAGTGCAGCCGCAGTCATGCCGTTTTTGCCACTGCGCCTCGCTGTGGTATGCTCGAGCAACCAGAACCGGAGCATGGAGGCGCACAACATCCTCAGCAAACGAGGATTCAGCATCCTGTCCTTTGGAACAGGAACAAACATGAAGCTTCCAGGACCAGCACGCGACAGGCCAAACGTTTATGATTTCAGAGCCATGTATGACGATGTGTACAAAGACCTCCTTAGGAAAGACAAAGAACGCTATATGCAGAATGGCGTTTTACGGATGCTGGAAagaaat tcgcaaatcAAGCCCAGGCCAGAGAGGTTCCAGGAATGCAAAGATCTGTTTGACCTCATCCTCACCTGTGAAGAGCGAGTGTATGACCAGGTGGTGGAAGATATGAATTCCGGGGAGCAGGAGACCTGCCAGCCTGTGCATGTGATCAACGTGAACATCCTGGACACCAACAAGGAGGCTACGCTTGGAGCGTTCCTCATCTGCGACCTGTGCCAGTGCGTCCAGCTCATGGGGGACATGGAGGACAGAATCGGCGAGCTGCTGCAGGCATTCGAGGAAAAGAGCGGCAGGAGCTTCCTGCACACTGTCTGCTTCTACTGA